A genomic stretch from Clostridiaceae bacterium includes:
- a CDS encoding rRNA pseudouridine synthase: MSNTIRLDKMLSNLGYGSRKEIKQLVKQGAVIVDGTIASDSSMHVYPEESVVEINGEVVKYKKFVYIMLNKPQGVISATYDDKLKTVVDLLDERLKKIGLFPVGRLDIDTEGLLLLTNDGMLAHELLSPKKHIAKKYYALVEGIIDNDTVKKFSEGIILDDGYKTLPSELIIIKSGRYSEAEVIIYEGKFHQVKRMFLAAGSKVRFLKRLEMASLKLDETLKPGEYRELTEKELNLLLEYKH, encoded by the coding sequence ATGAGTAATACAATCAGATTAGATAAAATGCTGTCAAATCTTGGTTATGGCTCACGGAAAGAAATTAAGCAGCTTGTAAAACAAGGAGCAGTAATAGTGGATGGGACTATTGCCTCCGACAGCAGTATGCATGTTTATCCGGAAGAGAGCGTTGTTGAAATAAATGGGGAAGTAGTTAAATATAAAAAGTTTGTGTATATAATGTTGAACAAACCCCAGGGAGTTATTTCTGCAACCTACGATGATAAATTAAAAACAGTAGTTGACTTACTTGATGAAAGGCTAAAAAAAATAGGACTTTTCCCTGTGGGTAGACTTGATATTGATACCGAAGGGCTTCTTCTGTTGACAAATGACGGTATGCTTGCCCATGAACTGCTTTCTCCCAAAAAACATATTGCCAAAAAATATTATGCTTTAGTAGAAGGAATTATTGATAATGACACTGTAAAAAAGTTTAGTGAAGGTATTATACTTGATGATGGTTATAAAACACTTCCATCAGAGTTGATAATTATTAAATCAGGCAGATATTCAGAAGCTGAAGTAATAATTTATGAGGGAAAATTTCACCAGGTTAAAAGAATGTTTTTAGCTGCCGGAAGTAAAGTTAGGTTCCTAAAAAGACTGGAAATGGCATCACTGAAGCTCGATGAAACTCTTAAGCCAGGAGAGTACAGGGAGCTCACTGAGAAAGAACTAAATTTGTTGCTGGAATATAAACATTAG